The Desulfoscipio gibsoniae DSM 7213 genome contains a region encoding:
- a CDS encoding FliH/SctL family protein, giving the protein MPSLHKIIIRDKETGNGDLISWKSIGLRHDFIKNNNNSFSQNEPHPKIVMDLLASARKEAEGIKKQAQAKAAELMDSAKQKAIAEAERIKADAARQGYDKGYDEGYRAALEEAGKEADKIRARAKSVLVQAEENRREKINNLREEIRDLAIDIAEKIVTKELEIKSDAVLTIAQEAIQLVSNRKYIVLWVHPEEEEICQKHRDQLLKHLPPKAEVHIMTDETVARGGCIVETDYGKVDATLSNRWQTLLKAINEGLDAGTGK; this is encoded by the coding sequence ATGCCATCATTACATAAAATCATCATTCGCGATAAAGAAACCGGGAACGGTGATTTAATTAGCTGGAAAAGTATAGGTTTAAGGCACGATTTTATAAAAAATAATAACAACAGTTTTTCTCAAAACGAACCCCACCCCAAAATAGTTATGGACTTATTAGCTTCAGCCAGGAAAGAAGCTGAAGGAATCAAAAAACAAGCTCAAGCCAAGGCGGCTGAACTCATGGACAGCGCCAAACAAAAAGCCATCGCTGAGGCTGAGCGGATAAAAGCTGATGCGGCCAGACAGGGCTACGATAAAGGATATGATGAAGGTTACCGGGCCGCGCTGGAAGAGGCCGGAAAAGAGGCAGATAAAATAAGAGCCCGGGCTAAATCGGTATTAGTGCAAGCTGAGGAAAATCGACGCGAAAAAATAAATAACCTGAGAGAAGAAATCCGCGACCTGGCAATTGATATAGCAGAAAAAATCGTGACCAAAGAATTGGAAATAAAATCGGATGCTGTATTAACCATAGCACAAGAAGCAATTCAATTGGTTAGCAATCGAAAATACATTGTGTTATGGGTTCATCCGGAAGAAGAGGAAATCTGTCAAAAGCACCGGGATCAATTGTTAAAACATCTACCGCCCAAGGCTGAGGTGCATATTATGACTGATGAAACCGTGGCCAGGGGGGGGTGTATTGTGGAAACCGACTATGGGAAAGTAGATGCTACGTTGTCAAACAGGTGGCAAACCTTACTAAAGGCAATTAACGAGGGTTTAGATGCAGGAACTGGTAAATGA
- a CDS encoding FliM/FliN family flagellar motor switch protein — translation MLSQNDLDDFLGKLNKRETTIKKVKYPELQVQTVLPQANLSIDYFQDLTVDILAELGQAPLTVKEVLNMKEGMVIELEKAAGETVNLKVNGQSFARGEVIIIGNNLGIRVDRINNPKYSTGSHQDKDRKNG, via the coding sequence ATGCTTTCTCAAAACGATCTGGACGATTTCCTTGGTAAATTAAACAAGCGGGAAACCACAATAAAAAAAGTTAAATATCCTGAATTACAGGTACAGACCGTGCTGCCTCAAGCAAATCTATCTATAGATTATTTCCAAGATCTTACCGTAGATATATTGGCCGAACTGGGGCAAGCCCCCCTTACTGTTAAAGAAGTTTTAAACATGAAAGAGGGTATGGTTATTGAGTTGGAAAAGGCTGCCGGGGAAACTGTCAACCTCAAAGTGAACGGTCAAAGTTTTGCTCGTGGTGAGGTTATTATAATTGGGAATAACTTGGGGATCCGTGTGGACCGGATCAATAACCCCAAATATTCCACCGGTTCACATCAGGACAAGGATCGTAAAAATGGATAG
- a CDS encoding flagellar hook-basal body protein, translating into MIPSMGISVSGISKHQLRLDVISNNIANVNTTGFKSGRANFKDMLYLARESNRFCQSGNGVAVSEISNNFTQGVIQPTGRNLDLAIDGNGFFGVIDDNDELKFTRDGSFHLDAEGYLVNSSGLRVVDDGESEIQIDNDDLEEVQINQNGEIFVGKESTNDIIGLFNFTNLSGLTKVGDNLYSDNEASGERLAGEPGEEGLGVIRSGALEMSNTELTNEMTDLIVTQRGFQANAKVFTTADEVLQGIIELKR; encoded by the coding sequence ATGATTCCTTCCATGGGTATATCGGTATCAGGAATTTCCAAACATCAGCTTCGCTTGGATGTAATTAGCAATAACATCGCCAATGTTAATACCACCGGCTTTAAGTCGGGACGGGCGAACTTTAAAGACATGCTTTACCTGGCCAGGGAATCCAATAGGTTTTGTCAGTCAGGTAATGGTGTAGCCGTATCAGAAATATCCAATAATTTTACGCAGGGAGTAATTCAGCCCACCGGTAGAAATCTGGATCTTGCTATTGACGGTAACGGTTTCTTTGGCGTTATTGATGATAATGATGAGTTAAAGTTTACCAGGGACGGGTCATTTCATTTGGATGCGGAGGGATACCTCGTTAATTCCTCCGGACTTAGAGTAGTTGATGATGGTGAGTCCGAAATACAAATTGATAATGATGACCTGGAGGAAGTTCAAATAAATCAAAACGGGGAAATTTTTGTAGGTAAAGAAAGCACAAACGATATAATAGGCCTGTTTAATTTTACCAATTTATCGGGCTTAACCAAGGTTGGAGACAATTTATACTCGGATAACGAAGCATCCGGTGAGCGATTGGCAGGTGAACCGGGGGAAGAAGGATTGGGAGTAATTCGTTCCGGAGCACTGGAGATGTCCAACACTGAATTAACAAATGAAATGACCGATCTTATTGTCACCCAGCGTGGTTTCCAGGCTAATGCCAAAGTATTTACCACAGCGGACGAAGTGCTGCAGGGGATTATTGAATTAAAGCGTTAA
- a CDS encoding flagellar basal body-associated FliL family protein gives MALVKPDKDKKNKSFAEKTGLISLKIMLAMMLVVLLVGIGVIIGYFKFFESGGNQNFLSKEKQAENITLTSTDLGDMVVNLSGPDNHYLKTKITIEYPKEKEFEKLVSEGKSHIIEATLLTLRNKTLAEVSPPNASENLKEELIININNRFDEKVIKNVIFTQYIVQ, from the coding sequence ATGGCTTTGGTAAAACCGGATAAGGATAAAAAGAATAAATCCTTTGCCGAAAAAACGGGGCTGATAAGCTTAAAAATAATGCTGGCAATGATGCTTGTTGTTCTTTTGGTTGGTATAGGTGTAATTATTGGATACTTTAAATTTTTTGAAAGCGGCGGTAATCAAAATTTCTTATCCAAAGAGAAACAAGCGGAGAATATTACCTTAACCAGCACGGATCTAGGGGATATGGTGGTTAACTTATCAGGTCCGGACAATCACTATTTAAAGACAAAAATTACTATTGAATATCCGAAAGAAAAAGAATTTGAAAAACTTGTTAGCGAGGGAAAATCCCATATAATCGAAGCAACCTTGCTTACTTTACGTAATAAAACTTTGGCTGAGGTCAGCCCGCCAAATGCATCTGAAAACTTAAAAGAAGAACTAATAATTAACATTAATAACCGGTTTGATGAAAAAGTTATAAAGAATGTCATTTTTACCCAATACATAGTTCAATAG
- the fliI gene encoding flagellar protein export ATPase FliI produces the protein MQELVNEIRHWRRKVSQAKLLRSTGKVTKVIGLTVEAKGITAGIGQVCDIYIPGERNPVMAEVVGFQEDSSILMPLGELRGIYPGCTVVPRSEALIIGVGEGLLGRVLDGLGRPIDGKDLTLRGTYSVNNPPPDPLQRKRINKIFTTGVRAIDALMTCGQGQRIGIFAGSGVGKSTILGMMARFCNADLNVIALIGERGREVREFIENDLGPDGMKRSIVVTATSDQPALVRLKGAFVASAIAEYFRDQGKNVLLFMDSITRFAMAQREVGLAVGEPPATKGYTPSVFSLLPKLLERSGSSKNGTITAFYTVLVEADDMNEPIADAVRGILDGHIVLSRELAARGHYPAIDVLNSVSRLATNLVDKNHALAAARLRHLLATYTQSEDLINIGAYVKGTSPEIDNAINKYDKILKFLLQNKDEESSFDQTLQELLKFRR, from the coding sequence ATGCAGGAACTGGTAAATGAAATCAGGCATTGGCGGCGAAAAGTAAGCCAGGCCAAACTATTGCGGTCCACGGGAAAGGTAACCAAAGTAATTGGCCTTACGGTTGAAGCAAAAGGAATTACTGCGGGCATTGGACAAGTTTGTGATATTTATATTCCCGGTGAACGCAATCCGGTTATGGCGGAAGTGGTAGGCTTTCAGGAAGATTCTTCAATATTAATGCCCCTTGGAGAACTGCGCGGCATTTACCCGGGCTGTACGGTAGTGCCCCGAAGTGAAGCATTAATTATAGGAGTGGGCGAAGGTCTTTTGGGCCGGGTACTGGACGGGTTGGGTAGACCTATAGATGGTAAAGACCTTACCCTGCGGGGCACATATTCTGTAAACAATCCCCCGCCGGACCCGCTGCAAAGAAAGCGTATCAATAAAATTTTTACCACCGGGGTTCGGGCTATAGATGCGTTAATGACCTGTGGTCAGGGACAGCGTATTGGTATTTTTGCCGGCAGTGGGGTAGGTAAAAGTACAATTTTGGGCATGATGGCCCGGTTTTGCAATGCCGACCTAAATGTAATTGCTCTAATCGGCGAGCGTGGCCGCGAGGTCCGCGAATTTATAGAAAATGACCTTGGGCCCGATGGTATGAAACGTTCCATAGTAGTAACCGCTACCTCGGATCAACCGGCTTTAGTCAGACTGAAGGGCGCTTTTGTAGCCAGTGCCATTGCGGAATATTTTAGAGATCAGGGTAAAAATGTATTACTTTTTATGGATTCTATAACCCGTTTTGCTATGGCCCAACGTGAGGTTGGGTTGGCCGTGGGGGAGCCGCCGGCAACCAAAGGTTACACCCCATCTGTCTTTAGCCTGCTGCCAAAGCTGTTGGAACGCTCAGGTAGTTCGAAAAATGGTACTATCACCGCTTTTTATACCGTTCTTGTGGAAGCGGACGATATGAATGAACCCATAGCCGATGCAGTTAGGGGCATATTGGACGGGCATATTGTATTATCACGTGAATTAGCGGCACGGGGCCATTACCCGGCTATTGATGTATTAAACAGCGTGAGCAGGCTGGCGACGAATTTGGTTGATAAAAACCATGCCCTGGCAGCTGCCCGGTTGAGGCATCTTTTGGCAACTTATACACAGTCTGAAGATTTGATTAATATAGGTGCCTATGTAAAAGGGACAAGCCCTGAAATTGACAATGCAATAAATAAATATGATAAAATTCTAAAATTTTTACTACAAAATAAGGACGAAGAGAGCAGTTTTGATCAAACATTACAAGAACTATTAAAGTTTAGGCGGTAG
- a CDS encoding flagellar hook-length control protein FliK, with the protein MAGRALNTGIDFMQLLNFLQQDVANPFLMRQPSTEGTNLEQIGCEQSDLTFKLTDTPVDSSKKDVDDSNLAGVEECTGQISLNVLPLELQELAQQLDNPVIVNELLQLLANTFTVTEGVNERPTPEELPPDLQKLLLAYQTQGLTALENVPANVQQLWQTGKPGQVVNFVDGLASAGDLLTVPQHIMDSVNEKSPLAAAWSQFLKDHSTKEVAPILSRANLPFGSLNMQTDETAYPDQKTAASLINADPEHVLQRPYNESKLSQMLQEFILSFKTKQPGNTIINVPTDVQSKMSLNNQSNTPTSFLLKHENGSDKQIDPTTFLINNDILSATKSAGGKAINLTRTEVNNVYMQLAEAIRGQVVKGGQGQTQVSLQLQPKHLGEVVIKIIYRDGNIATHFQTASEHAKYMIESSLSQLKETLSSFNLNLQNATVSIGGENNRRGQNWDQNRQHKKQFDGLSGKTMAVNEKAFGQSTEEITGALDKLNYFV; encoded by the coding sequence ATGGCAGGCCGTGCGCTAAATACCGGAATCGACTTTATGCAGCTTCTGAACTTTTTGCAGCAGGATGTTGCCAATCCATTTTTAATGCGGCAGCCAAGCACAGAAGGAACTAATTTGGAACAAATCGGTTGTGAGCAATCCGACCTTACTTTTAAACTAACTGATACCCCGGTTGATTCAAGTAAAAAAGATGTTGATGATTCAAATCTTGCTGGCGTAGAGGAATGCACCGGGCAAATATCTCTAAATGTACTACCACTAGAATTACAAGAGCTGGCCCAACAGCTCGATAACCCGGTAATAGTAAATGAGCTGCTGCAACTGCTGGCTAATACGTTTACTGTAACAGAAGGGGTAAATGAGCGCCCAACACCGGAAGAATTACCACCGGATTTGCAGAAATTGCTATTAGCATACCAAACACAGGGTCTCACTGCGCTCGAAAATGTACCAGCGAACGTGCAACAATTGTGGCAGACAGGCAAGCCGGGACAAGTTGTAAATTTTGTAGATGGTTTGGCTTCAGCAGGGGACTTGTTGACTGTTCCTCAACACATAATGGATAGCGTAAATGAAAAATCGCCATTAGCTGCTGCCTGGTCTCAATTTCTAAAGGACCATTCTACAAAAGAAGTAGCACCTATTTTAAGCAGGGCAAATTTACCGTTCGGCAGCTTGAATATGCAAACCGATGAAACAGCATACCCTGACCAAAAGACAGCAGCTTCGCTCATCAATGCTGACCCGGAACATGTTCTACAAAGGCCATATAACGAATCAAAATTGTCCCAAATGCTGCAAGAATTTATCTTATCATTTAAAACAAAACAGCCGGGTAACACAATAATCAACGTGCCAACAGATGTACAGAGTAAGATGAGTTTAAATAATCAATCCAACACACCAACATCTTTTTTACTTAAACATGAAAACGGATCCGATAAGCAAATTGATCCAACAACTTTTCTTATAAATAATGACATATTATCTGCTACAAAATCAGCGGGTGGTAAAGCAATTAACTTAACTAGAACAGAGGTAAACAATGTTTATATGCAGCTTGCTGAGGCCATTCGGGGACAGGTTGTTAAAGGAGGTCAGGGTCAGACACAGGTAAGTTTGCAATTACAGCCGAAACATCTTGGTGAAGTAGTTATTAAAATAATTTATCGTGACGGAAATATAGCTACTCATTTTCAAACAGCAAGCGAGCATGCGAAATACATGATTGAAAGCTCTTTGTCTCAATTGAAAGAAACCTTAAGCAGTTTTAATCTTAACCTGCAAAATGCCACAGTATCTATTGGTGGAGAGAACAACCGCAGGGGGCAAAATTGGGACCAGAACCGCCAGCATAAAAAACAGTTCGATGGATTATCCGGTAAAACGATGGCCGTAAACGAAAAAGCATTCGGACAATCAACAGAAGAAATAACCGGGGCTTTAGACAAATTGAATTACTTTGTTTAG
- a CDS encoding TIGR02530 family flagellar biosynthesis protein, translating to MLIKGVHIVPEPVIQNTCTTKTTSPGKQIESFQDYLSQSLTDAKQVKLSAHAKQRMIERNIVLNQTDWHKINNAINKAENKGARNSLLIHGELALIVSVKNRTVISAMDEVSMKEHVFTNIDSAVIIK from the coding sequence ATGCTCATAAAAGGGGTACATATTGTACCGGAGCCGGTAATTCAGAATACTTGTACGACAAAAACAACGTCACCCGGTAAACAAATAGAAAGCTTCCAGGATTATTTATCTCAAAGTCTGACTGATGCAAAGCAAGTTAAACTTTCCGCTCATGCTAAACAACGGATGATTGAAAGGAATATAGTACTTAACCAAACTGATTGGCACAAGATCAATAATGCTATAAATAAAGCGGAAAATAAGGGTGCCCGTAATTCTTTGTTAATTCACGGAGAGTTGGCTTTAATAGTAAGTGTTAAAAACCGTACGGTGATATCTGCGATGGATGAAGTATCTATGAAGGAGCATGTTTTTACTAATATTGATAGCGCCGTAATTATTAAATAA
- a CDS encoding flagellar hook capping FlgD N-terminal domain-containing protein, whose amino-acid sequence MTDPISIKNDYYLPSDNEVKNPPQSMADPDIFLKILVAQMQYQDPMNPQDSSAFISQLSQMASMEQMYNVSRSMDSMASRYETANYYNLLGKNVTVLSEDKEKIISGQVGGILFDDQKPYFYIDNNPNGPLYSLEQIIQVAGNETSDFLSNALLVDRLVKVRHDNEEISGLVEKVLIQNGQSLIQVNGRTYGMDQLIEVGRIIEPTPAAEDGTTE is encoded by the coding sequence ATGACCGATCCAATTAGCATAAAAAACGATTATTACCTGCCAAGTGACAATGAAGTAAAAAATCCACCCCAGAGCATGGCCGACCCGGATATATTTCTAAAAATTTTAGTGGCTCAAATGCAATACCAGGATCCAATGAACCCCCAGGATAGTTCCGCTTTTATTAGCCAACTTTCCCAAATGGCCAGCATGGAACAGATGTACAATGTCAGCCGGAGTATGGATAGCATGGCATCCAGGTATGAAACGGCCAACTATTATAACCTCCTTGGGAAAAATGTTACAGTATTAAGTGAAGACAAAGAAAAAATTATTTCAGGTCAGGTGGGTGGTATTCTATTCGACGATCAAAAACCATATTTTTACATTGACAATAACCCAAACGGCCCATTGTATAGCCTGGAACAGATTATCCAAGTTGCCGGTAATGAAACTTCGGATTTTCTGTCAAATGCTTTATTAGTTGATCGTTTGGTAAAAGTTAGGCATGATAATGAGGAAATTTCCGGGCTGGTAGAAAAAGTGCTTATCCAAAATGGCCAATCACTTATACAAGTAAATGGTAGAACCTATGGTATGGATCAGTTAATTGAAGTTGGACGAATAATAGAACCAACGCCGGCAGCTGAAGATGGGACGACAGAATAA
- the fliP gene encoding flagellar type III secretion system pore protein FliP (The bacterial flagellar biogenesis protein FliP forms a type III secretion system (T3SS)-type pore required for flagellar assembly.) — protein sequence MQLRKGLIIITLISFIGLFLNLIEPALAAPLPGVDLNIQPTEEPIQVVNSIKILIMLTLLSLVPAFLLMMTSFTRIIVVLSLLRSALGTQQTPPNQVIIGLALFLTVFIMTPVAGQINEEAIQPYLDNQISQQQAWDKAYSPLRSFMLKQTREKDLALFIKLSGTEKPENRQDVSAVVLIPAYVISELKTAFQIGFMIYIPFLVIDMVVASTLMSMGMFMLPPVMISLPFKILLFVMVDGWYLVVKTLVESF from the coding sequence ATGCAACTTAGAAAAGGACTTATAATTATTACCCTGATATCTTTTATCGGACTTTTTTTGAACCTTATTGAACCGGCATTGGCAGCACCCTTACCGGGTGTTGATTTAAATATTCAACCTACAGAAGAGCCGATACAAGTTGTTAACAGTATAAAAATATTAATAATGTTAACCTTGCTTTCCCTGGTGCCGGCCTTTTTATTGATGATGACCAGTTTTACCCGGATCATAGTCGTCTTATCACTACTGCGCAGCGCCTTGGGTACGCAGCAAACACCTCCAAACCAGGTGATTATTGGCTTGGCTCTTTTTCTCACTGTATTTATCATGACGCCTGTGGCCGGACAAATAAATGAAGAAGCTATACAACCATACCTGGATAATCAAATATCACAACAGCAAGCCTGGGATAAAGCATATAGTCCTTTGCGATCGTTCATGCTCAAGCAAACCAGAGAAAAAGACTTGGCCTTGTTTATTAAATTATCCGGTACAGAAAAACCTGAAAATAGGCAGGATGTGTCGGCAGTTGTTTTAATACCGGCATATGTAATCAGCGAGTTGAAAACGGCCTTTCAAATAGGCTTTATGATATATATACCGTTTCTGGTTATCGATATGGTTGTGGCCAGTACCTTGATGTCCATGGGTATGTTTATGCTGCCGCCGGTAATGATTTCGTTGCCGTTTAAAATATTACTTTTTGTTATGGTAGACGGGTGGTATCTGGTGGTCAAAACGCTGGTGGAGAGTTTTTAG
- the fliJ gene encoding flagellar export protein FliJ, with protein MNKFKFRLEPVLKHREVQEEQAAKEHARALEEYRQNNENLCAARERYAMAIQTYKPVNQFEYLNQITYTEYMTKEIKNLEAITSSSRRKFERCRENLVQAMMDRSIIEKLKEKQFRSYKLAANVLEQKENDGIATQLFLFRNK; from the coding sequence ATGAATAAATTTAAATTTCGCCTGGAACCGGTGTTAAAGCACCGGGAGGTCCAGGAAGAACAGGCTGCTAAAGAGCATGCCCGTGCTTTGGAGGAATACAGACAAAATAACGAAAATCTTTGTGCTGCCCGGGAAAGATATGCCATGGCAATACAAACATATAAACCAGTGAATCAATTCGAGTATTTAAATCAGATTACGTACACTGAGTATATGACTAAAGAAATAAAAAACTTGGAGGCAATAACCAGCAGTTCACGGAGAAAATTTGAAAGATGCCGGGAAAATCTTGTTCAAGCTATGATGGACCGGTCTATTATCGAAAAGCTTAAGGAAAAACAATTTAGGTCGTATAAGTTAGCAGCGAACGTACTTGAACAAAAAGAAAATGATGGTATTGCCACGCAGTTATTCCTATTTAGAAATAAATAG
- the fliO gene encoding flagellar biosynthetic protein FliO: protein MDRDIIAALVRIIFLLPLICGLAYLTVKFGFSRMKMPFTHVSRRMRALEQLSLGPKSGLTLVQVGKKYLLFAHREGSIILVKEMDELPEEIESTLPEWKFSQLFNKQKP from the coding sequence ATGGATAGGGATATTATTGCTGCGCTGGTTCGGATAATTTTTTTATTACCACTTATTTGTGGATTGGCATATCTGACTGTAAAGTTCGGCTTTAGCCGTATGAAGATGCCATTCACGCATGTTTCCAGAAGAATGCGTGCTTTAGAACAGTTATCCCTGGGTCCTAAAAGCGGGCTTACCCTGGTTCAGGTGGGAAAAAAATATTTGCTTTTTGCACACCGGGAGGGAAGCATTATCCTGGTCAAGGAAATGGATGAATTACCTGAGGAAATTGAATCTACTTTGCCGGAATGGAAATTTAGTCAGTTATTTAATAAGCAAAAGCCATAA
- the fliG gene encoding flagellar motor switch protein FliG, which translates to MLNKGVNGLQKSAILLISLGSDISAEILKKNFHEQDIEKITQQISIMETVPREIQKQVLEEFGQLLQARDYLAVGGADYAKDMLQKAFGENKASAILEKVQVNIVNKPFATLRKTDPKNLMTFIHSEHPQVIALILTHLHSEQAAMILSSLSPEKQSDIARRIAMTDRVAPEMIREVESILERKMSFLEQSEHSSGGINSLVDILNRVDRSTEKNILEELEMESPDLADEIRKRLFIFEDIVKLPDASIQRVLREIDSQDLARAMRASNDEVQERIFRNMSKRAADMLRDEIIYMGPVRLRDVEESQQKIVQIIRRLDEAGEIIISRGGEDAIIT; encoded by the coding sequence ATGCTAAATAAAGGAGTAAATGGATTGCAAAAATCAGCCATACTACTTATTTCGCTTGGGTCAGATATATCTGCTGAGATTTTAAAAAAGAATTTTCATGAACAGGATATTGAAAAAATTACCCAGCAAATATCTATAATGGAAACCGTACCACGGGAAATTCAGAAACAAGTGCTGGAGGAATTTGGGCAATTGCTTCAAGCACGGGATTATTTGGCTGTGGGTGGTGCTGATTACGCCAAAGATATGTTGCAAAAAGCATTTGGCGAGAATAAGGCCAGTGCGATTTTGGAAAAAGTACAGGTAAACATAGTAAATAAACCATTTGCTACACTGCGCAAAACCGACCCTAAAAATTTAATGACCTTTATCCACAGTGAACACCCCCAGGTTATTGCTTTAATCTTAACTCATTTGCACAGCGAACAAGCAGCCATGATACTTTCTTCATTAAGTCCGGAAAAACAAAGTGACATAGCCCGCCGTATTGCCATGACGGACCGGGTTGCTCCTGAAATGATTCGCGAGGTAGAAAGTATTCTGGAACGCAAGATGTCGTTTCTCGAACAAAGCGAACATAGCTCAGGCGGTATTAATTCCCTGGTAGATATTTTGAACCGGGTAGACCGCAGTACGGAAAAAAATATCTTAGAAGAACTGGAAATGGAAAGTCCAGACCTCGCTGATGAAATACGTAAACGCTTGTTTATATTTGAAGATATCGTAAAGCTGCCGGATGCTTCTATACAACGAGTGCTTAGGGAAATTGACTCACAGGATCTGGCCAGAGCAATGCGGGCTTCCAATGACGAAGTGCAGGAGCGTATCTTTAGAAATATGTCCAAACGGGCTGCCGATATGCTGCGGGATGAGATTATATATATGGGACCGGTACGCTTGCGGGATGTAGAGGAGTCTCAACAAAAGATTGTGCAAATTATCAGGCGCCTGGATGAGGCCGGTGAAATTATAATATCGCGGGGTGGAGAGGATGCCATCATTACATAA
- a CDS encoding flagellar hook protein FlgE, translating to MIRSLYSGVSGMKNHQIRMDVVGNNIANVNTTGYKSGRVNFEDTLYQTIRSGDESKNAAQVGTGMSVSGITNDFTTGPSQSTGRTLDLAIDGNGMFVLQNDKGERFLSRDGIFYLTEDNRLVNSNGLRVCDNKGEEIRINVTPTPGSNGTAGKYEFAIDSTGFADGDTITIDGVQFTAVNNVLNDNEFKISNDSTKTILENFKITLENLKSAIEGNADLKDKYSVNTDNFDPGVQGVYAYKFTGNFEAGDSITIDGEEFVATGNTPPGDHEFTTDASLDNAIANLASALSASGLFDNYVFTPSAGTLTITQNVGDPVAPTVDFEDKDTTTPINIDRVETPPPTIGVAPEAKITLSQQSGYYSSLRPTVQSGAVTGGVTTITPGESPVPPGSSKITSIIIDEQGKIYVNGSSTPADIGGGESIGIAMFNNFEGLERVGENLYRETPSSGEELSNYTDMTTLNADCKINSCYLEMSNVNLTDEFTNMITTQRGYQASARTITVSDTMLEELLNLKR from the coding sequence ATGATTCGTTCCCTATATAGTGGTGTTTCAGGCATGAAAAACCACCAAATCCGCATGGATGTGGTGGGTAATAATATTGCCAACGTTAATACCACTGGATATAAATCCGGTAGGGTGAATTTTGAGGATACATTGTACCAAACCATTCGTTCCGGTGATGAGAGTAAAAACGCAGCTCAGGTGGGTACCGGTATGTCAGTAAGCGGTATAACCAATGATTTTACAACCGGGCCTTCGCAAAGTACGGGTAGAACTTTGGACCTGGCCATCGACGGTAACGGCATGTTTGTTTTGCAAAATGACAAAGGTGAAAGGTTCCTGTCCAGGGACGGTATATTTTATTTAACCGAAGATAATAGATTGGTTAACTCCAATGGCTTGCGGGTATGTGACAATAAAGGTGAGGAGATTCGAATCAATGTTACTCCCACACCAGGATCAAATGGCACTGCAGGGAAATATGAATTTGCAATTGATAGCACCGGTTTTGCTGATGGTGATACTATAACAATTGATGGGGTACAATTTACAGCAGTAAATAATGTACTTAACGATAATGAATTTAAAATTTCTAATGATAGTACTAAAACAATATTGGAGAATTTCAAAATAACATTAGAGAATTTGAAATCGGCCATAGAAGGTAATGCTGATCTAAAAGACAAATACAGTGTCAATACAGATAATTTTGATCCTGGTGTGCAGGGCGTGTATGCTTATAAATTTACTGGAAATTTTGAAGCTGGTGATAGTATAACTATTGATGGGGAAGAGTTTGTTGCTACTGGTAACACACCCCCTGGTGATCATGAATTTACAACTGATGCTTCTTTAGATAACGCTATAGCAAATCTTGCATCAGCATTAAGTGCTAGTGGTTTATTTGATAATTATGTATTTACTCCTAGTGCGGGTACATTAACAATAACACAAAATGTGGGCGACCCAGTGGCGCCGACAGTTGATTTTGAGGACAAAGATACCACTACTCCTATTAATATAGATCGTGTTGAAACACCCCCACCAACAATCGGTGTTGCACCGGAAGCTAAGATTACATTATCCCAGCAAAGCGGTTATTATTCCTCGTTGCGTCCAACAGTACAGTCCGGCGCGGTTACGGGTGGAGTAACTACTATTACACCCGGTGAATCTCCTGTTCCGCCAGGTTCATCTAAAATTACTTCTATTATTATTGATGAACAAGGTAAGATATACGTTAACGGCAGCTCCACTCCTGCTGATATCGGTGGCGGTGAGTCAATAGGAATAGCTATGTTCAATAACTTTGAAGGTTTGGAAAGAGTAGGTGAAAATCTGTATCGGGAAACGCCTTCTTCCGGAGAAGAACTTTCGAATTATACAGATATGACAACTCTCAATGCAGATTGCAAAATTAATTCCTGTTATCTGGAAATGTCTAACGTTAACCTAACCGATGAATTCACCAACATGATTACCACTCAGCGTGGTTACCAGGCAAGTGCCAGGACAATAACTGTATCCGATACCATGTTGGAAGAATTGTTAAACCTTAAGAGATAA